In the genome of Primulina eburnea isolate SZY01 chromosome 13, ASM2296580v1, whole genome shotgun sequence, the window AGATAATGACGAGGATGAGTATTGATCAACGATTCACCATCAATTGTTAGACCCCAAATTATTGAAACATCTTGTAATGTCACTGTTGTTTCACCACATGTAAAATGAAACGTATGTATCTCGCGTCGCAAACGTTCAACAAGCGCAGTAATCAAATGATTATCAAGAACTTGAGAGCCACATTCTAAAACTCCATAAAAACccatatgatttaaatatgcGAGTACACGCCTGTGTAAATAATTATCAGTATACAACTTCCAAATCAAATGGTCTTACCTCTTCACTTTGAAAATATCATCATCTGTTAACGAAGACACGCTTGATGACATATGTGTCGCTTGTAAATAGAGGACACTGGGATCTTCTGGATTTCGATTATCTGTCATTCTGAACTATGCTCTAGATCTTctcaattttgtaaaaaaaaattcggtGAGGAATTGAGAAACCGATGAATGAGAGAGTAAAGATAAGAGGAGGGAAGGAACGAAGAAGGAATCGGGTAAGATAAGGATTGGATGAATGGAGTAGGGACACGTAGGCACAGTAGGATAAGGGTTTGATGAATGGAGGAGGGACACGTGGCTGCTCCACATaggcagcgtccgcgcttaccAAGCGCGGATTGCATTAGTTTTGCAacactttttttttcaaattagttttgaaataaattttaaatttaaattattttttacaaaAACCCAGATTGTCTATGTTTCTTCATGTCAGAggtttaaatttgaaattttaaaagtggtTTTTCAGTTGATATATCCACGttatgaaataattttacaTGTGAATAAAAACCGATTAACCAATAatacggtattttaaataattcaaatatttgaTCGTTTAAGCATAGTGGACCAATAATACGGTACTTTAAATAATTCAAGTTTTCACAAACTCTAGGTGGAATGGTTAGAGCTGCTTACCAGCTTGGTGAATTGTCCCCATAAATTTATtcatttgatttaaatatactAAGCAAAGAATATTACGAAATTAAGAAAACTTAGTGTCGGGTGATGGCTTAGTGAAGATGTCAGCGACTTGTTGATCTGCTGAGATGTACTCTATCCAGATGTCCTTTTTTATCACATGATCTAGGATAAAATGATGTGTTATATTAATATGTTTGAATTGAAAGTGCAATCCATGGTTGTATGTTATTACAGAAATTGTGTTGTTGCAGAAAAACAGAGATCCAATAGCTTGAATACCACGGTCTCTcagttgttgttgaatccataaaagttgtgcacaacaactctCTGCGGCTAGATACTCACCTTCAGCCGTAGATGTAGCAACTAAAGTTTGCTTTTTATTGAACTAGGATATTAGTCTGTTTTTGACATGATCCACTGATGCTCTTCCTATCAAtcttgcaacctgcataatttGCATCTGAATAGCTAATGAGGTTAAAACTTGAGTCTTTGAGAGGCCAATGACCCACAAAAAGTGATACAAATCTGACCAGGCATGACGTGATAAATCTTGGGAAGAGATTTAAACATGTATGTTGTCTCGATCGTAAAAGCTTAATGATAATTAAAGATGAAGAATGAAACATATTCAAATGCTTGAAGGAGTTCAAGGAATCATTTCATGAAGACGTCTATAGCAACAAAGCATTCAAGTGCAAAATGACCACGAAAGGCAGCTAGGACCCTCCCCGGCGGTGCAACTATTTTGCCCCAGCGCTATTCTGTGCGAGGGTAGCTTGCCCCAGAGTCCAGAATTCCCCACCACAGCGCGCCGCAGTGCATATTTGAAGATGGGAACCCTAACCtactattttttgttttatttttccaCATAAACACattgtaaaaaaattattgaagattgaatatatttcTTTGATTTTTCTCTCAAGAAATTCAAAGTTTTGCTTTGCACCAACAAAAATCAAAACTTATCAAATATTTAATCTTTGTGAAGTTTAtcgattgttcttcactcggATTCTCAAAGATAAGTTattttgaaggttcgtttgagATTAGTTATTTATCTTAGTGAaaatttgttgctaagtttttcgtagcttagaggtgaatatcacaaacctTTACTTGTTTGAAAAGGATTGGGACAATCCAACATTCTTTATTTCATTGAATCGAGGGTGTGACTCCGTTTTTTAGGGCGTTTGATTTTCGTGTTTGAAGAATcccatcatttggtatcagacaTTTTGGTTCCATTTGATTCAAATAAGTATCTCGTTTTTCATTATCATATATCTACGTTGTTCTATCTTTTTGTTTTCAGATCTGCGTGATTCTATCGTTATTTGTCGCTTCGTGAATCTTGTGATTCTTAAAATTTTGTGAGTTGTTCTTGGTTTTTCGAGTGGCATAAATCATTCTTGTGCAGATCcaaaaaatatagaaaaaattcgaaaattttgcTATTATTTAACATTGATATTTTATTCTTAGTTCTTTGTGAGTCATATTCAAGTGTTtctcacaataaaaaaaatatgtttaaatTTCTTGGCTTTGCGCAGTTCAAATGAGAAAGTTGGGAGTGTCCACGGGTTGAATTTATTAGTTTGATACATACAAATACAAAGCTTAAGTGCACATTTGAGAGAACTCTTAACTTCGagtgaaaaatctttaatgcaagcGTTTATTGGAGTGATTTGTGAGTTTTGTAGTGAGTCGAAAAAAAAGAGTAGAGTGAATTTTCTTTGGAGTCACTGTGAGAATTCAGGTGAGGAATATTTTAATTCTACAAACGTTCTTGTAGATACAATGTCCGAAAGAAAAAAATGGAGAAGGATGTATGAGATGGCTCAAACCAAGAAATTTCCAATGTCCAAATACGGTCGTTATTAGGTGATATCACTAGGATGATGAGGGCCGAGTTGGCACCATTATGCGAGAGAGTGGGAAGGTTGGAGGTTAGTACAAATGGGAGCAGGTCTCAGCCTAAAAATGTAGGTAGAGGCAAAGACGAGGTGAAATTTAAGCCTTTACGTGATAAGTATAGGCAAATTGGTGGGGATAGGATAATGAGAGGATTTGATGGGAATAGAGTGTCGTACACGAGTCGGGATGATGATAGGCGACTCGGAGAAAGCATATACTGAGTGGCACAAAGATGACAGTACCACTTTTCAGTGGGGGAGCCGATCCAAAGGCGACCTTGAGTGGGAGGAGAGGATGGAGTGTATCTTTGAGAGCCGAGATTAAACGgaagcaatgaaggtaagacgagcttgTAGCGAGTTTACCGACTATGTTATTACTTGGTGGGTTAACTTAGTGCGAGATAAGAGATGATGTGGAACACGACAAGATTATCTAAATGGAATTGACCAGTTTGCAGAACACGACAAACTTATCTAAATGGAATCCATTTGTGCGCATTAAGGAAAAGCTTTTTGTCAGTCAAAAGACAATAATGGACTTTGCATCAAAGCTCAAAGATAAGGCGTTCTAGAATAACTGTCAGAAAGGACAAAACAAATATCGAGGAATGAATTCAACTGCAACAGGAATATTTCATGAGTCTTGATGTACGATCGCATTGCTGTTATAAATATAGACCAAGATCATCAACAATTATAGAGAGTGTGAAAAAGATAGAAGAAAGGGCACGctcaattcaattcatatcaaCTTACTAGAAGTAATCAGCCTAGAGAAAAtacttcaacgtgttatcagcttagattagaagcacaaatctttcagtgtgtgagaacacgaTTTCGTGTTGTATTCAGAGATaagttcacacacacacacacacacacacgaccAGTCACATATACAGAGAAAAGAGCGTATTGAATAGTTGAGTGagttgcacaaagacgtaaaacttgcgTATGTAGTTTTTAACACACAgatgttaaacaagtgttggttgGAAGGTGCTACCTTCAGTTTAGGCTAAGAGTTCAatttaggcagtagtgtaagtcctaagctgactGGGTTTGTGAAatatgttgtataaatcaaagtcttctagtggaacttacccgaggtggtagaaatggtgatgtcacgccccgagaccgaagcgtcggtgacatccggcgTTGTTTAAAAATTACATTGAAAACAATAAGCCTCATATCAaataaaccagtctttttcataaataaaaattgtCTTTACAATTGACAACGGAATAAAATTACAATCAATAGTTTGCGGAAGCGAAACAAAAGAAAGCTTAAAAATTTTGATCCTTGCTCTTTTCGTTtgatcaccatccccagaatgcTTCATGTTCCTCCTCATTCATTTGCTCTTCATTCCTATCTGGTGAGAGATGTAAAGGGTGACTGTTCTGGGAAACATTCAGtaagtgggggccgatcgatttTCACAATTACATAtagatataattttaaattatattttaacatACATTCAAAACTTATTTCATTGACTTATCATAACAGAACCGAATCAAATTcgaaatatgagacaaagattaTCAGACGATTCAGAGCAGATCAAATCAgagcaaacacaatatcagaCGATTCAGAGCAGATCAAATCAGAGCAAACACAACACttttactcatctcatttctcGTGATCAAATTGTCCTCAATATGTTAGTCTACTAAGGGTCGAGGCCAGAACGTAGTTTTATACCTACTAATGGGGGCCAAACAAAACACAATTTTATACTCATTGATGGGGGccagaacacagttttatacccactgatggggtcCAGACAGAATTACAATTATCGTTCCATTTCAAGTTCGAATTTTAACATTGTATCACATAATCAGATTTATCGAACAGAACTTATCAGGATTTTGAGCGAATTCAGCGGAATCAAAGAATATCGAAATCAGAAAAGAACATAACATTCATCGATCAGGGTTTTAAATCATATAAGCATTGATTTTCAAATATAAGGACACACATACAAGCATGTCATGTTGTATTTATGCAAATTTTAAATTACAAGAAAATACATAACAAAAACCCTTTTACCGAAATTCGAAGGTGTACTTCGAAATTTGCCGAAACTCGGAAGggcaaagcttgctgaaattTGGACAGGTGATGGTCGAACTTGGACAGGACTTCACGATAATAATATTGACGATTCTAGAACGAGAATGCGAGCACGAGCTTCCTTTCTTCCCCCTTTCCTATCGGCGGCCGGGATCTTCTTGGTGAGAGTGAGGAGCCGAAACTTTTATTGCTTTTTGGGTGTTGTTTCTTCATCACATTGAggtggtatttataggtgaaggTTGGTCTTTTCCCCTCCCCATGGCCATCCACTTGAGCCCCAAACAAAGCCATCAATGTGGTCAAGGATATCCAAGCATCAAAGGTCATCTTGATCAACTCAAAGGTTATCTCTTATATAATAATTTGTCCTTTTCCTTAGCTCATATTTTAGCTCCATTTTTGGTTCttttaggacaagaaaagttgagcTTGGGTTTTACTCCTCTGGCGATGACGCTTTGATTATTGCGATTTCTCGTAGCATAGCTTCTCGTTGAGCTAATCTTCGAGCTTTGGAGTTACTTCCTCGAGCCATGTTAGATGATTCGCTTCGGAAATTCCGGGTTCTAAAATCCCACCCTTCTTATTGGAAGTTTTGCCCTCGAAACTTGGATCAGTTCGATCTTTTAAAGAGATGAGGATATTGAGTGCACATAATTTCTTCtagttcccaagttgcttcccgTTCAGTATGATTTGACCACCGTACTTTAACATATGGGTTTGTTCGGTGTCTCAGCACTTGATCTTTGGTGTCCACTATTCGAATAAGGACCTTTTCATATTTCAGCTCTTTGTTCAGGTTCCTCTCGATCAATAGCGGTGCAACTTTAAGGATAGGACTTGGATCTGGGACATATTTTCTTAGCTGTGAGATGTGGAAAACGTTGTGAATTCTGGACATGTTTGGTGGTAAAGCCAGTCGGTAGGCTAGGGTTCCCACTTTTTCCAGTATCTTGAAGGTTCCGACATATCTTGGATTTAACTTTCCGGACTTGCTGAACCGAACCACTCCTTTCATAGGTGAGACTTTTACATAAGCTTTTTCACCGATCTCCAGTTCCAACGGTCTTCGCTTTAAATCAGCCCATCTCTTTTGTTGATCTTGAGCTATTTTGATTCTCTCTCTGATTATGGCTACTTTTTCAATGGTTACTCGAACAAGATCAGGTCCAATAATAGTATTTTCTCCGAATTCATCCCAGTACATAGGTGACCTACACTTTcggccatacaatgcttcatacggagccatttcGATGCTACTGTGATTGCTGTTATTATAGGCAAATTCTATCAGAGATAACTGTTAGCTCCAATTTCCATGAAAATCCAGAGCACGTGCCCTCAACGTGTCCTCGAGAGTTTGAATTGTTCTTTCAGTCTGGtcatcagtctgtggatgataggcCGTGCTGAGAGTGACTTTGGTTCCCATAGCcttttgaaaacttttccaaaatcttGACACGAATCTTGGATCTCTTTAAGATAATATACTTGCCGGAACTCCGTTTAATCTCACTATGTTATCCATGTACAATGTGGCTAATTTATCCAAGTTGTAATTCATTCGAATCAGTAAGAAAtgtgcagatttggtcaatctttcAATGATTACCCAAATCTCATAGTGACCTTAACTTGATTTTGGTAGTCCTACTACTAGTCCATAGAGATGTTATCCCACTTCCACTTTGGTATTTCTAATGTTTGTAGGAGTCCTTCAGGTCGTTGATGTTCCGCTTTGACTTGTTGACAGGTTAaacacttggaaacaaagacagctacgtctttcttcattccatttGACCAGTAATTATCTTTCAGATCTCGGTACATTTTAGTGCTTCCAAGATggactgaaaattttgatttatgagcTTCGGCCATCACTTCTTCCTAAATCCCATCAATGTCCGGCACACACAACCGTCCTTTCATCCAGAGGACACCATTAACTCAATGTACGAATCGAGAGGTCATACTCTAAAACTTATaggatattattatatatattattaattaaataataattattaaggATTTCATCGAAAACTTACAGCAGCTTGCCaaaaaaaagataaagaaaaaaaaaacagaggcATAATTGGCATAATATCTACGATTGGATTCAAAAAAGCATAGGCTTCGGgcaatttttcgaagaaaaaactACTCGAAGAAAGGGAAGAATTAATACAACAAATAAAGATTAAACTAATGATATTAAGCATAACAGAAATTTTTGTGTTCTTGGAGATAATTACATTTTGGTTGGGTTTTTGATATAAGGAAAAAGGAAGAAAGTCAGTTATGGTAGACAAAAATCCTTCTTCTTTTTGAAGCGCCAGTCTTGAATTCTTGGGTTTTTCCTTCTTGAGTTTGTTCTTTAATCTTCAAGATAGAGGAATCCTGGCTTTGTTTTAATTTAACTGATTCTCTAAGGCATTGTTGTGCTGATAGAGAAGATAATCTTACTTTCCCAATGTTCACTCTGCTCAAAGAATCTGCTACTTTATTCGCCTTACCCGGATGGTAATTGATTGGTAAATCATAACCGTTCAGAAGTTCAATCCAgcttctttgcctcatgtttagtTCATTTTGGGCGAATATGTATTTGAGGCTCTGGTGATCCGTAAATACTTCGAATTTTACCTCATAAAGGTAATGTCTCTAGATCTTTAGCGCAAATATGATTGccgctaactcaagatcatgagttggGAAATTTTTCTCATAAGGTTTTAATTGCCTTGATGCATAGGCAATTACTTGTCCTTCCTGCATAAGCACACAACCTAATCCTCCTTTTGAAGTGTCACTATATATCGTAAAGTTCTTACCATCTTATGGAAGAATTAGTACTGGTGTAGATGCAAGATTTGTTTTAAGGGTTTCGAAACTTTTCTTACATGCTTCATtctaaataaattttgaattcttcTGTGTGAGTTTGGTGAGAGGAATGGCTATCGAAGAAAATCTTTCCACAAATTTTCTATAGTATCCAGCTAATCCCAGAAAGCTTTTTATTTCGATTACCGTCTTTGGTCGAGGCCAGTCCTTGATTGCCTCTATTTTCTTAGGGTCCAGTGACACCTCTAATTCAGATATTATATGGCCTAAAAGCGCAACACTTTTTAGCCGaaattcacacttcttgaatttggcaTAGAGTTCATTTTCACGCAGTTTCTGCAAGGTGAGACGCAGATGTTCTCAATGGTCTTCCTCTCTTGGCGAGTATACaaggatatcatctatgaaaaccaccacaaacttaTCAAGGTATGGCTTGAATACTTGGTTTATAAGGTCCATGAATGttgcaggagcatttgttagaccaaaagacattaccgtgaattcgtagtgcccatatcttGTCTTAAAAGCTGTTTTCGGGATATCATCTACTTTGATCTACAGTTGGTGATAGCCTGATTTTAGGTCGAGTTTTGAAAATACTTTAGCTCATTTTAGTTGatcgaaaagatcatctattCTTGGGAGcgggtacttgttctttatcgtgATTTTGTTTAACTTTCTATTTTTGATCTAAAGTCATTTTTCTTTACAATCAAGACTGGGGTTCCCCACGGGGATGCACTCGGTCGGATTTGTTTCTTGTCCAACAACTCCTGAAGTTGCTCCTTTAATTCAGCTGGAACCATTCAATATGGTGCCTTTGAAATTGGGGTAGCACCAAGGaccaaattaatttcaaattccACTTCTCTATCGGGTATTGCACCCGGTAATTCCTCGGGAAAAGCGTCTGAAAattcttgaacgactgaaatATCTTCCAACTTTGGATTAGTTTCTTCTCTGAATTCGCTGATAACATTGCCAGGTAAATTTCTTCACTGCATTTTATGGCTTCCCAGGTTTGTGAAGCGGATAGTAGGGACTCTATTTCCTTGGTCTTTCCATGATATATGATTTCCTTTTGAGTTAGAGTCTGAAgtttaacatttttcttttgGCAGTCTACTATGGCATGGTGTTTATCTAACCAGTCCATTCCGAGAATGATGTCGAACTCAATCTTATTGAGTTGAATCAATTATGTCTCAAAGTTCTGTTTACTGATGCAAATTTTACATTTCCGTTATACCTTATGGGTCTCAATAGTTTTGCTAGCAGGTGTTTCAACTCTTAATGTTTCACTAAGAGTTTTATGCTCAAGTTTTAGCTTTTTAGCGtaacatctagacacaaatgaaTGAGTAGCATAAGCAGTCATTTCATTGAGTAAAACCGTACCTGCCACCACATCATTGGTGTTATCCGCTTCTTCCTGggttcactacaagaaaaacgcccAACGACAACGCAtctatgacaacggttttttttgaaaatccgttgtcgtatagtttttaacaacggttttaatgaaaaccgttgtcgtaggtgcgttttgacaacggttttataaaaactgttgtcttttaggggttcaaagacaacggttttataaaaactgttgtcttttagGGAGTCAACGACATCGGttttctaaaaaccgttgtctttcagcGTTTTTTTAGGGCAAAAGACAATGGTTTATGAACTGTTGTCTTTTGGCATGTTTTTTTttgacaatcgacaacggtttttgaaaaccaTTGTCATTAGGgtgtcaacgacaacggttttctaaaaaccgttgtctttcagcACTTTTTTagggcaaaagacaacggttttatgaaCGGTTGTCTTTTCGCGTGTTTTTtagacaatcgacaacggtttttgaaaaccgttgtcgattagcatttttttgaaaaacaacaacagtttttaaaaaccgttgtctattagcgtgtttttttaggacaaacgacaacggttttcaaaaACAAACTTtgccacatttagcgacggtttaaccaaATACCGCACAAACTCTCTATAAATATCTCCATTTTCTTTCCATTTTCCCCcacaatacttaaaatttttttctctcctacacaattttatcacttcacacaacacttatatttttttcactacttcataatattttaaaatttttctctcttacacaattttatcactttacacaacac includes:
- the LOC140810244 gene encoding uncharacterized protein yields the protein MAPYEALYGRKCRSPMYWDEFGENTIIGPDLVRVTIEKVAIIRERIKIAQDQQKRWADLKRRPLELEIGEKAYVKVSPMKGVVRFSKSGKLNPRYVGTFKILEKVGTLAYRLALPPNMSRIHNVFHISQLRKYVPDPSPILKVAPLLIERNLNKELKYEKVLIRIVDTKDQVLRHRTNPYVKVRWSNHTEREATWELEEIMCTQYPHLFKRSN